The genomic segment GCCGCAGGAGCTGCGCCGCGATCCCGAGCGAGACGATCCGGCCGCCGCTGAGGGTGTCCAGGGACTGTGTCAGGTCGACGTCCTCGAGGCCGAGGCGGTCGAGCTGCGCCCGGGTGCGCTCCTCGATGTCCCAGTCGTCGCCGATCACGGCGAAGAGCTCCTCGCTCGTGTCGCCGGATTCGATGGCGTCGAGCGCGCTGATCACCGGAGCGACGCCGAGCACCTCGGCCACGGTGAGGCCGCCGGTGAGCGGCAGGTCCTGCGGGAGGTGGCCGAGCACTCCGTCGACCGAGACCGAGCCCCGGGTCGGCCGGTACTCACCGGCGATCAGCTTGAGCAGGGTGCTCTTGCCCGCGCCGTTCGGCGCGACGAGTCCGGTGCGGCCGGTGCCGACGGTGAAGGAGAGGTCCTGGAAGACGGGGGTGCCGTCGGGCCAGGCGAAGGAGAGGTTGGAACAGGTGAGGGACGATGCGGACATGGAGAAGTCCTTGCGACGTGATGCGGGCGCGCGTCGACGGCGGCCGCCCGGCGGCGAACAGGGGTGGGGGTACGACAACGGGAGCCATCACAGCGGCGCGGACGCGCGCCTGCCGGTGGCCGATCACCTTCGGGTGTCACCCGGAGATGTCGTCGTCACCCTTCACAGCTGCTCTCCTTCATCGGTGATCACATCGCTGATCACGTGTCTCTCACGATAACAGCCGGGTCCGGTCCGGTGCCGGGAATTTACGGAGGGGCCCCAGGGGCACCCCCGCGCCCGCGCGCCCCGGGCCGTCTCAGCCGCGCGCCCGTCGCACCCCGGTCCGTCTCAGCAGGTCAGAGCGTCGGCCACGGGTACGGAGGCTTCCCCGGCCGGGGCCGTCCGGCGCCCGGCCATCCGGCAGCCGAGGCAGTCCGGGTGCCCCGTCCGGGCCCGCGTGTCACGTACGCGCCAGCTCCACTCCTCCGGGGGACGGGGGCCGCTGGGCTTGCCCCAGCCCGCGAGATGCAGGAGCCAGGCGACGACGCCCGCGGCGACGGTCACCGCCCCGGCCAGCACCACGCCGAACGGAAAGGCCGCGCAGACCGCGGCTCCGGCGCCCGTGACGCCGACGACCGCGAGGGCCGTTCCGGTCCATCCCGCCAGGGTGTGGCCGAGGTCGACATCACCGTGTGCGCTCATCGCTTCTCCGTCCAGGAAAATGGCAGTGGCAGGCTCCGGAGAGACATTTCATCTCACGAGCTAAGTAACTTAGATACTAAGGAGAATGCTCGTGGAGGGCAAGCCCCGCCCCGACGCCTCGGCCGAGCAGGCAATGCAGCGCATGGACCAGTTCGTCGCGCTGAGCCTCGTCGGCCAGAGCGACGTCGCCCAGTCGCTGGGGCTCAACGTCACGGATCTGACCTGCCTCGGGCACATCCTCGGGGCGGGCCCCGACGCGCTGACCGCCGGCGACCTCGCCGAACGCGCCGACCTCACGACCGGCGCCATCACCGGCGTGCTCAACCGGCTGGAGCGCGCGGGATTCGCCCGCAGGCAGCCCGACCCCGGCGACCGCCGACGGGTCCGGATCGTCGCCGACGAGTCCGCTGCGGGCCGGGTGGTCGCGGTGTACGAGCCCTTCTACCGACGGCTGACAGCCCTCTTCGCCGACTACTCGCCCGAGGAGACCGCGGTGCTCGCGGACTGGTTCACGCGAGCCGCGGACGAGATGCGCGCCCACCTCGCCGCATTGCGGGGCTGAGGACGTCCGAAACGCACAGCTCGCTCCGCAAACAGCGCAGGACGAGAAGCAGCGCAGGACGAGAAACCGCGCAGGACGAGCAGAGCGGTGCCGCCCCCGTGGTGGGGCGGCACCGCTTCCCTGACCGGCCTGGTCGCGTACGCGTACTACAGCTGCGGGTAGATGTCCCCGCTGCTCATTCCGGACTGCTGCTCGCTGCGGTCGCGCATCTTGCGGGCCTTGTCCGCGAGGCGCTGCCGTTCCTCGGGGTCCTTCGCCTTCTCGGCGGCCTCGCTCAGCTGCTGGGCCTTGTCCCGCATCTGGCGGGCCAGCTTGGCGGGTTCGTCCGCTCCGCTCATCACCACTCCTCGTCCGCTGGACATCCGACGCTCCCAGCGAAGCAGCAGGACGGGGCGGACGCATCTCGGCGGGCCGGGGCGGACCCTCTCCGACCCTGTCGTCTCCTGCCCCGCCGTGTCGCCCCGCTGTCTCCTGCCCCGCTGTCGGCTACTCGCCGGCGGTCTCCCCGGGGGTTCCGGGCGTCTCGGCCAGGGGAAGCCTGGTGGCGGTGTAGTCCGCCACGGCGGCCTGCAGGCCGATGTCGTGCTGGGCGCGCTCGGAGAGGAACCACCGGTGCTCCAGCAGCTCGTGGTAGAGCTCGGCCGGGTCCATGGAGCCCCGCAGATCGAGCGGGACGGCCCGGACCGTGGGCCTGAACTGGTCGCGGACCCACCGGTGCGCGAGCACCTCGGTACGCGCCCCGAGCGGGTCGCCGGGGGCGTAGTCGTCCTGGGTGGCCATCCAGCTCTCCAGGTCGTTGAGGAGCCGCCGCGCCTGGTTCTCCTCGGTGTCGAGCCCGGTCAGCCGCAGCAGCTGGCGCTGGTGGTGGCCGGCGTCGACGACCTTGGGCACGAAGGTGACGGTGTCGCCGTCCGGCGAGTTGACGATCTGCATCTCGGCCACGTCGAAGCCCATGTCGTTGAGCCGGCGCACCCGTCGCTCGATGTAGTGGTACTTGCCCGCCGGGTAGACGGAGGTACGGGTCAGCTCCTGCCACAACGCGGTGTACCGCCGGGAGATCTCGGCGCCGAACGCGATCGGGTCCACCGAGGGATGGAGCGCTCCGGCCGCCTCCAGGTCGAGCATCTCGCCGCTGATGTTGACGCGGGCGAGGTCGATGTCGTACTCCCGCTGGCCGTCGCTCAGCCGCTCGTGGGTCTCCCCGGTCTCGGCGTCCACGAGGTAGGCGGCGTAGGCGCCCGCGTCGCGCCGGAAGAGGGTGTTGGAGAGCGAGCAGTCGCCCCACGCGAATCCGACGAGGTGCAGCCGGACGAGCAGGACCGCGAGGGCGTCCATCAGCCGGTGCACGGTGGACGGGCGCATCGTGGTCTCGAACATCGAGCGGTAGGGCAGCGAGCCGTTGAGGTGCCGGGTGATCAGTACGGGCTCCAGCGGCTCCCCGTCGGCCCCGGCCCGTCCGGTGACCACGGCGAGCGGGTCGACCGCGGGTATCCCGAGCCGGTCGAGGGTGCGGAGCTGGTCGTACTCGCGTACGGCCGGGCGCTCGGCGAGCTCCTTGACGGCGATCACGTCGGCCCCGGCGCGGGCGTAGCGCACCACGTGCCGGGAGATGCCGCGCGGCAGCGGTACGAGGTACTTCTCCGGCCACTCCTCCAGCGGCAGGTGCCACGGCAGCTCCAGGAGGAGTGCGGGGTGTTCCGGGTTGGTGGCGCTGATCTGCAAAGCCATGGCTCGCCTCGCTCGTACGGGTGCGGGGCCACCAGTGTGCGGGACGGCTCCCGGCGTGCCGAGGGGCGGGGTCGTCCGGTCGTGCCTCTAGCGGTCCCCGCGTTCGGCTCCCGGGCGCGCTGTGTGGTCGGGCAGGCCCCGGGTCCGGCGGGCCTCCTTCAGCTCCGCCTCGTACAAGTGGGCGCGCCCGGCGGCCAGTTCACCGACCAGGCGCCGCTCGATGTCGGCGAAGGGCCGGTAGTACGTGCGGTCGTACGCCTCGACGATCTGGAACGTCCAGTGGCCGGGGATGACGTTGCGGCCCACGATCTCCCGCTCGACCAGGTCCGCCGCGCGGTCGTGGCCCGCCTCGCGGAGCAGCCGTACCGCCTCGTCGAGCTGAAAGTCGGCGCCACCGGTGAGCTGGTGGAACGCGTAGAGGGCGCCCCGGGCGCGCTCGGTGGTCTCCAGTGCCTCCGACAGCGCGCCCAGGGCGCGGACGGTTTCGTCGCTCACCCCTTCGGGCCGGGTGTGGGAGGTGTCGGGGCGGTCGGCTCGCTCGTCGCTCATGCCCCGTACCTGCCCGCACGGCAGTGTCCCGGCGGGGCAGCGGGCGGGCCCTCCACCCGATCGGGCGAGCGGTACGGTCCACGCGCCGCGCCGGGAACCGGGCGGGGCGTGGACCGTACCGACAGGATGCCGCTGCCTGGCTCAGAGGGCGGTCATGACGTGCTTGATCCGGGTGTAGTCCTCGAAGCCGTACGCGGAGAGGTCCTTGCCGTAGCCGGACTTCTTGAACCCGCCGTGCGGCATCTCGGCGACCAGCGCCATGTGGCTGTTGATCCAGACGCAGCCGAAGTCGAGGTTCTTCGACATCCGCATCGCGCGGGCGTGGTCCTTGGTCCACACCGAGGAGGCGAGCGCGTACTCGACACCGTTGGCGAACTCCAGGGCCTGGGCCTCGTCGGCGAAGGACTGCACCGTCATGACGGGGCCGAAGACCTCGTTCTGGATGATCTCGTCGTCCTGGCGCAGCCCGGAGACGACGGTCGGCGCCCAGAAGAAGCCCTGGTCGCCGACGCGGTGGCCGCCCGCCTCGACGGTGGCGTGCGCCGGGAGGCGGTCGATGAACCCGCTGACCTGGGCGAGCTGATTGGTGTTGTTGAGCGGGCCGTAGAGCACGTCCTCGTCGTCCGGCAGGCCCGTCTTCGTGCCCTTGGCCGCCGCCGCCAGCGCCGACACGAACGCGTCGTGCACCGACTCGTGGACGAGCACCCGGGTCGCAGCCGTACAGTCCTGGCCCGCGTTGAAGAAGCCGCCGACGATGAGGTCCTCCACGGCCTTCTCCAGGTCCGCGTCCTCGAAGACGACCGCGGGGGCCTTGCCGCCGAGCTCCAGGTGGACCCGCTTGACGTCCTTGGCCGCCGAGGCGGCGACCTGCATGCCGGCCCGGACGGAACCGGTGATCGAGGCCATCGCGGGGGTCGGGTGCTCCACCATCATGCGGCCGGTCTCGCGGTCGCCGCAGACGACGTTGAAGACGCCGAGCGGCAGGTCCATCTCCGCCAGCACGCCGCCGATGATCTCGGCGATCAGCGCGGTGGAGGCGGGCGTGGTGTCGGAGGGCTTGATCACGACGGCGTTGCCGGCGGCCAGGGCCGGGGCGAACTTCCAGACCGCCATCAGCAGCGGGTAGTTCCAGGGGGCGACCTGGGCGCAGACGCCGACCGGCTCGCGCCGGATGATGGAGGTCATGCCCTCCATGTACTCGCCGGCGGAGCGGCCCTCCAGCATCCGCGCGGCGCCCGCGAAGAAGCGGATCTGGTCGATGGCGGGGTCGAGCTCCTCGCTCCGGGTCAGGTGGAGCGGCTTGCCGGTGTCGCGGCTCTCGGTGGCGACGAGCTCGTCGGCCCGTGCCTCCATCGCGTCGGCGACCCTGAGCAGGGCGCGCTGGCGCACGGCGGGGGTGGTGTCGCGCCACACCGGGAACGCCGCCGCGGCGGCGGCCATGGCGGCGTCGACGTCGGCCTGGCCGGAGAGCGGCGAGGTCGCGTAGACGTCACCGGTGGTGGGGTCCACCACGTCGAGGGTGCGACCGTCCGCCGCGTCCACGGATGCGCCGTCGATGTAGTTGCGGAACGTGGTGCTCATGGAACGGGTTCTCCTGGTCAGACGGTGGTACGGGCGGACAGGTGCTCGTGGACGGCGGGCCAGCGGCCTTCGGACGCGCGGGCGAAGACGATCGTCTCGCGCTCCAGCAGCGTCTCCTCGCCCGAGAAGGTGGCGATCCGGGTCTCCACGTCGTGGCTGAAGACCGCGGTGTCCCCGAAGTGCTGGATCAGACGTTCGGTGGAGGTGCAGGCCAGCACGCGGAAGTCGTCCTCCTCCACCCATCGCTGCCACAGGGCACGGTACTCGGCCGTGGAGGCCAGCCGCTGCGGGGTGGTGTGGAAGACGAAGGTCGCGTCCGGGGCGAAGGCGCCGAAGTAGTCGTCGAGGCGGCCTTCCGCGAAGGCCGCGACGAGTGCGTCGGCGGCGGCCCGCACGTCCTCGTGTCCGTCCTCGTGTCCGTCCTGGTGTCCGGGGGTGTCGCTCATGATCGGCTCCTTGCCGTGGGGGGAGGCCTGGGTGGTGTCCGGGTGGGGTGTGACGCGCGGGTGCGGGCCGGTGGGGTCAGCCCGCGGCGGCCGCGGGCGCCATCCGCTCCTCGGGGCCGCCGGTGATGGGCGGGACCCCCGTGTCGGCTGCGCGGACGAAGCGGGGGCCGGCGGGGCCGTAGACCGCGCGGGGCTCGGGGAAGAGTGTGAGCAGCGCGAGGTAGATCACCGCGGCGAGGACGAGACCGACCGGCAGGGAGATGTCCGCGCCGTTCGCGAGGTCACCGAGCGGGCCGACGAACTGGCCGGGCAGGTTGGTGAAGAGGAGGGCGACGACGGCGGAGACCAGCCAGGACGCCATGCCGCGCCCGTTCCAGCCGTGGGCGAACCAGTACCGGCCGCCGCGCTGGCGGCGGTTGAAGACCTGGAGCGCGTCGGGGTCGTACCAGCCGCGCCGGGTGACGTAACCCAGCGCCATGACGACCATCCACGGGGCGGTGCAGGTGATGATCAGCGTGGCGAAGGTGGAGATGGACTGGGCGAGGTTCAGCGCGAAGCGGCCGACGAAGATGAAGGCGATGGAGAGCACGCCGATGAAGAAGGTGGCCTGGACGCGGCTGAAGCGCGGGAAGACGCTGGAGAAGTCGAGGCCGGTGCCGTAGAGCGAGGTGGTGCCGGTGGAGAGGCCGCCGATGAGGGCGATCAGGCAGAGCGGCAGGAAGTACCAGCCCGGCGAGACGGCGAGCAGTCCGCCGACGTAGTTCGGGGCGGCCGGGTCGACGTACTCGGCGGCCTTGGTGGCGATGATCGACGCGGTGGCCAGTCCGAAGAGGAACGGCAGCAGGGTGGCGACCTGGGCGAGGAACGCGGCGCCCATCACCCGGCGGCGGGACGCTCCGGCCGGGATGTATCGGGACCAGTCACCGAGGAAGGCGCCGAAGGAGACCGGGTTGGAGAGCACGATCAGCGCCGCCCCGATGAACGAGGGCCAGAACAGCGGATCGGCGGTCGAGGCGAAGGAACCCGCGTAACCGGGGTCGAAGTCGCCCAGGAAGGCGAAGGCGCCGAGCACGAAGAGCGCGGAGGCGGCCATCACGGCGATCTTGTTGACCAGCAGCATGAAGCGGAAGCCGTAGACGCAGACGGCCAGCACGAGGACGGCGAAGATCGCGTAGGCGATGCCGTACGAGACGTCGGACTCGGGGACGTGGACGAGCCGGTGCGCTCCGCCCACGAGGGCGTCGCCGGAGGACCAGACCGAGATCGAGAAGAAGGCGACGGCCGTCAGCAGCGAGAGGAAGGAGCCGACGACGCGTCCGTGCACGCCCAGGTGGGCGGAGGAGGAGACGGCGTTGTTGGTTCCGTTCGCCGGGCCGAAGAGGGCCATGGGCGCCAGCAGCAGCGCCCCGGCGACCAGGCCGAGGACGGTGGCGGCGAGGCCCTGCCAGAAGGAGAGGCCGAAGAGGATGGGGAAGGCGCCGAGGACGCACGTCGCGAACGTGTTGGCACCGCCGAAGGCGAGACGGAACAGATCGATCGGGCGGGCCGTGCGGTCCCCGTCCGGGATCCGCTCGACCCCATAGGTCTCGATTTCGGTGATCGAGCCGGTCACGGGCGTTTCACCTTCCGTTCGTGTCGTGCAGCAGTGACGAGCCCACAGTCTCGCCCCCCGTGTGACCGGCGACAATTGTGTCAGCCACAGAGCGATAGCCTTCTTTCTGTGGCAAGCGACAAACTCACCGTGGAAGATCTCCTCTCATTCCCCGCACTCCAGCTCTCCGTCAAGGCGGGCGGCGCGGGGCTTGGACGCTCCGTCTCCTGGGCGCACGCCAGCGAGCTGGACGATCCGACGCCCTGGCTGCTGGGATCCGAGCTGATCATGACGGCGGGGCTGGCGGTCCCGGCGGCGGCCGCCGCACAGCGCGCGTACCTCGAACGTCTGGACGATGCCGGGGTCTCCGGGCTGGCGCTCTCCGCCCAGTTGCACATGCCCGTCCTGCACGACGACTTCTTCCGGGCGGCCGAGGAACGGGGCTTCCCGGTGCTGGAGGTGCCGCTCTCGGTTCCCTTCATCGCGGTCGCGCAGGAGGTCGCGGCGGCGGTGCAGGAAGACGCCCGGCACCGCCTCGGCGCCCAGCTCCAGGTCTTCGGCTCGTTGCGCTGGCTGGTCGCGGAGGACCTCGACACCCCCACCCTGCTCCGCCGGCTCGAACGTCTCTCCGGCTACGACGTGTACCTCTGCACGCCCCAGGGCCGCCCGCTGCTGCCGGGCGTCCCGGTGCCGGACCCCTCGGTGCTGCCCGACTCCGTGGACGCGCCGCCGACCGTGCCGGGCGGCTTCGTGCTGCCCGTCCCCGCGCCCGGCGGTCCGGCCGGTTTCCTCGTCGCGTACGAGCGTGAGGGCGCCCAGCCCGCCGGGCTCGCGGTGGCCCAGCACATCGCCACGGTGGCCGCGCTGCGCCTGGCGATGGTCCGCAACGAGCGCGAGACGCTCCGCCGGGAGGGCGCGGAGACCCTCGCCGAGCTGCTGCAGGAGGTGCTGGACCCGGAGGCCGCCCGCCGCCGGCTCGCCCGGCACGCGATCGAGGGGGAGACCGTCCTGATGGTGGTGCGCCACACCACCGACGAGGCCCTGCTGCACGTCCTGGAGGACCGGCCGCACCTCCTGCTCACCCGGGGCGAGGACCGCTACGTGCTCGGTGCGCCGGAACTCGCCGACGCGGTGGGCACCTTGCCCATGGCGGCGACCGGGATGAGCCGCCCCTTCCGGCCGGGCGCGGCGCTGAAGGTGGCGCAGCGGGAGGCGGTCTGGGCCGCGTCGAAGGCGGCCGAGTCGGGCCGGCCCGTGGTGCGGTACGGCGACGACCTGACGGGCCGTTGGCTGCCGGACGACCCGGCGGTGCTGTCCGCGCTGGTCGAGAACGTCCTCGGCGAGGTGCTCCGG from the Streptomyces sp. NBC_01335 genome contains:
- a CDS encoding HGxxPAAW family protein, whose product is MSAHGDVDLGHTLAGWTGTALAVVGVTGAGAAVCAAFPFGVVLAGAVTVAAGVVAWLLHLAGWGKPSGPRPPEEWSWRVRDTRARTGHPDCLGCRMAGRRTAPAGEASVPVADALTC
- a CDS encoding DUF6381 family protein — translated: MSGADEPAKLARQMRDKAQQLSEAAEKAKDPEERQRLADKARKMRDRSEQQSGMSSGDIYPQL
- a CDS encoding gamma-aminobutyraldehyde dehydrogenase; translated protein: MSTTFRNYIDGASVDAADGRTLDVVDPTTGDVYATSPLSGQADVDAAMAAAAAAFPVWRDTTPAVRQRALLRVADAMEARADELVATESRDTGKPLHLTRSEELDPAIDQIRFFAGAARMLEGRSAGEYMEGMTSIIRREPVGVCAQVAPWNYPLLMAVWKFAPALAAGNAVVIKPSDTTPASTALIAEIIGGVLAEMDLPLGVFNVVCGDRETGRMMVEHPTPAMASITGSVRAGMQVAASAAKDVKRVHLELGGKAPAVVFEDADLEKAVEDLIVGGFFNAGQDCTAATRVLVHESVHDAFVSALAAAAKGTKTGLPDDEDVLYGPLNNTNQLAQVSGFIDRLPAHATVEAGGHRVGDQGFFWAPTVVSGLRQDDEIIQNEVFGPVMTVQSFADEAQALEFANGVEYALASSVWTKDHARAMRMSKNLDFGCVWINSHMALVAEMPHGGFKKSGYGKDLSAYGFEDYTRIKHVMTAL
- a CDS encoding DUF4032 domain-containing protein, with the translated sequence MALQISATNPEHPALLLELPWHLPLEEWPEKYLVPLPRGISRHVVRYARAGADVIAVKELAERPAVREYDQLRTLDRLGIPAVDPLAVVTGRAGADGEPLEPVLITRHLNGSLPYRSMFETTMRPSTVHRLMDALAVLLVRLHLVGFAWGDCSLSNTLFRRDAGAYAAYLVDAETGETHERLSDGQREYDIDLARVNISGEMLDLEAAGALHPSVDPIAFGAEISRRYTALWQELTRTSVYPAGKYHYIERRVRRLNDMGFDVAEMQIVNSPDGDTVTFVPKVVDAGHHQRQLLRLTGLDTEENQARRLLNDLESWMATQDDYAPGDPLGARTEVLAHRWVRDQFRPTVRAVPLDLRGSMDPAELYHELLEHRWFLSERAQHDIGLQAAVADYTATRLPLAETPGTPGETAGE
- a CDS encoding MarR family transcriptional regulator, with translation MEGKPRPDASAEQAMQRMDQFVALSLVGQSDVAQSLGLNVTDLTCLGHILGAGPDALTAGDLAERADLTTGAITGVLNRLERAGFARRQPDPGDRRRVRIVADESAAGRVVAVYEPFYRRLTALFADYSPEETAVLADWFTRAADEMRAHLAALRG
- a CDS encoding PucR family transcriptional regulator, with product MASDKLTVEDLLSFPALQLSVKAGGAGLGRSVSWAHASELDDPTPWLLGSELIMTAGLAVPAAAAAQRAYLERLDDAGVSGLALSAQLHMPVLHDDFFRAAEERGFPVLEVPLSVPFIAVAQEVAAAVQEDARHRLGAQLQVFGSLRWLVAEDLDTPTLLRRLERLSGYDVYLCTPQGRPLLPGVPVPDPSVLPDSVDAPPTVPGGFVLPVPAPGGPAGFLVAYEREGAQPAGLAVAQHIATVAALRLAMVRNERETLRREGAETLAELLQEVLDPEAARRRLARHAIEGETVLMVVRHTTDEALLHVLEDRPHLLLTRGEDRYVLGAPELADAVGTLPMAATGMSRPFRPGAALKVAQREAVWAASKAAESGRPVVRYGDDLTGRWLPDDPAVLSALVENVLGEVLRYDAAHDSQLLVSVRTWMERDRRTEAAAAALHIHPNTLAYRLRRFGTLAARDLASTGALSEVWLAIQAAGTLGLADRVV
- a CDS encoding nuclear transport factor 2 family protein, which translates into the protein MSDTPGHQDGHEDGHEDVRAAADALVAAFAEGRLDDYFGAFAPDATFVFHTTPQRLASTAEYRALWQRWVEEDDFRVLACTSTERLIQHFGDTAVFSHDVETRIATFSGEETLLERETIVFARASEGRWPAVHEHLSARTTV
- a CDS encoding purine-cytosine permease family protein, whose protein sequence is MTGSITEIETYGVERIPDGDRTARPIDLFRLAFGGANTFATCVLGAFPILFGLSFWQGLAATVLGLVAGALLLAPMALFGPANGTNNAVSSSAHLGVHGRVVGSFLSLLTAVAFFSISVWSSGDALVGGAHRLVHVPESDVSYGIAYAIFAVLVLAVCVYGFRFMLLVNKIAVMAASALFVLGAFAFLGDFDPGYAGSFASTADPLFWPSFIGAALIVLSNPVSFGAFLGDWSRYIPAGASRRRVMGAAFLAQVATLLPFLFGLATASIIATKAAEYVDPAAPNYVGGLLAVSPGWYFLPLCLIALIGGLSTGTTSLYGTGLDFSSVFPRFSRVQATFFIGVLSIAFIFVGRFALNLAQSISTFATLIITCTAPWMVVMALGYVTRRGWYDPDALQVFNRRQRGGRYWFAHGWNGRGMASWLVSAVVALLFTNLPGQFVGPLGDLANGADISLPVGLVLAAVIYLALLTLFPEPRAVYGPAGPRFVRAADTGVPPITGGPEERMAPAAAAG